One part of the Xiphophorus maculatus strain JP 163 A chromosome 1, X_maculatus-5.0-male, whole genome shotgun sequence genome encodes these proteins:
- the LOC111611868 gene encoding uncharacterized protein LOC111611868 — translation MASSKPARLKVILGESNTEKLTLPDGIPDSLDELLSKVKDTFGLKTNVRLQYMDKDFGNDFFNLSSTSDLEDLGTVKVIQEKAIQTFVDVIETAPSCSTVHSDDSSSLASNDTIILSSPESLSSRTQQWPANFPIPIFSYDTERQLEKGNSEYQANNKMLTVTSRMKTDILNRLVEEIYRYRAYPEDAQFCVVAEALVKKHPCLKEPGSFNGCYGWKQRLKYKMGNYRTLLKSQGCPELSVNSLKSKASISVSPAAKIKKPRRAEANFYPSFPLGETQESMEKERIELLTAIKRRNNDRVIAEKMARTFAYRRQEVVNEEPGIEDFKDRWPALFQQKEINAEFQRLMALPLEQTFLAQLDRHSSQLIKVIQAKGGATRAKMAGIMRTYDEVEDIGIRRECVLKGLVTFLGEDAKDLIKEYCGSSGDDAQMELKQLTMAMFVIRKEGEGLKEPPEDIGIVIEGVEVLQDLTSVASACALLLGLIYSLNLAYPKALRFTFEVFQKIFMQLEQHKMSPKVQNLFGRLQTSQ, via the exons ATGGCAAGTTCAAAACCTGCAAGACTGAAGGTGATTCTAGGAGAGAGCAACACTGAAAAACTGACTCTTCCAGATGGCATACCAGACTCTCTGGATGAACTTCTCAGCAAGGTGAAGGATACCTTTGGTTTAAAGACCAATGTCAGATTGCAATATATGGACAAAGACTTTGGTAATGACTTCTTCAACCTCAGCTCAACTTCTGACCTGGAGGACTTGGGAACAGTCAAGGTGATTCAAGAAAAAGCCATTCAAACTTTTGTTGATGTCATTGAAACAGCTCCATCTTGTTCTACAGTTCACTCTGACGACAGCAGTTCTTTAGCCTCAAATGACACTATAATCCTCTCCTCCCCTGAATCCTTGTCATCGCGAACACAACAATGGCCAGCCAACTTTCCCATTCCCATATTTTCATATGACACTGAACGTCAGCTAGAGAAGGGGAATTCTGAGTATcaagcaaacaacaaaatgttgacaGTCACCTCCCGAATGAAGACTGACATCCTAAATAGATTAGTAGAAGAGATCTACAGATACAGAGCCTACCCAGAGGATGCACAGTTCTGTGTAGTTGCAGAGGCCTTGGTTAAAAAACATCCGTGTTTAAAAGAGCCCGGTTCATTCAATGGTTGCTACGGTTGGAAGCAAAGGCTGAAGTACAAAATGGGAAACTACAGGACTCTACTCAAATCACAAGGATGTCCAGAGTTGTCTGTAAACTCTCTTAAATCCAAAGCTAGTATTTCTGTTTCTCctgctgcaaaaataaagaagccAAGACGAGCTGAAGCCAACTTTTATCCATCCTTTCCATTGGgagaaacacaagaaagcaTGGAAAAAGAGAGAATTGAACTCTTGACAGCAATCAAAAGGAGGAACAATGACAGGGTCATTGCGGAGAAAATGGCTCGTACCTTTGCCTACAGGCGTCAGGAGGTGGTGAATGAAGAACCTGGTATAGAGGATTTCAAGGACAGATGGCCTGCTCTGTTCCAACAGAAAGAG attAATGCGGAGTTTCAGAGGCTCATGGCTCTTCCCCTTGAGCAGACGTTCTTGGCCCAGTTGGACAGGCACTCAAGTCAGCTGATTAAAGTCATCCAGGCCAAAGGAGGAGCAACACGTGCAAAAATGGCTGGCATCATGAGAACTTATGATGAG GTTGAAGACATTGGGATTCGAAGGGAATGTGTTCTGAAAGGGCTCGTCACCTTTCTTGGAGAGGATGCAAAAGACCTTATTAAGGAATACTGT GGCAGCAGCGGAGATGATGCCCAGATGGAACTCAAACAACTCACCATGGCCATGTTTGTGATTCGGAAGGAGGGAGAGGGATTGAAAGAACCCCCAGAAGACATTGGCATCGTCATTGAGGGAGTGGAGGTGTTGCAGGACCTGACTTCAGTTGCCTCAGCATGTGCCCTGCTTCTGGGTTTGATATATTCCCTTAACTTGGCTTATCCAAAGGCTCTGCGCTTCACATTTGAAGTGTTCCAAAAAATCTTCATGCAGCTTGAGCAGCACAAGATGTCTCCCAAAGTTCAAAATTTGTTTGGAAGACTTCAGACCTCACAGTAA